The following DNA comes from Gadus macrocephalus chromosome 5, ASM3116895v1.
GGGGGGGTAGGCTGAGTAGCCGCTGACCCTGCAGGCCTCTCCGTAGCAGGCCCCCACCGAGGTGCAGCAGTACAGCGGGCGGGAGATCCCCGGGCCCGGCGGGTCGGCGGCAGGCATCAGCTTGGGTCGCTTGCCCCCCCTGGGGCACAGCGAGACGGGGGCGACGGGCGAGGGCGGGCCGTCCGAGTGGCTGAAGTGGACGTAGTACCCGGGGCAGCAGGTGTACTCGTGGGGGAAGCGGGCGTCGGACATGGCGGCCGGGTGGGCGAGGGAGTGGGGcgcctgcaggtggtggtggtggtggtggtggtggtggtggtggtggtggtggaacacCTTGGACAGCGAGCCCTCCTCGGACTCCTTGAAGCTCTTGTCCTTGAGGAACAGGGCGAGCCTGTGGCAGTACTCCATGCACATCTCCTGGGAGCAGCAGTAGCAGGGGGCCAGGCCgctctccacctgctcctccttgaTGGACTTCAGGGAGAACCCCACCACCGGGCCGCACCGCGACCCGCATTTGTAGCAGCCCTGCCCGCCCGGAGACCCCCGCCACTGGCCCTCGTGGTCCGGCGTCTCGCTCTTGCAGACGCCCCCGCAGGTCGGGACGGGGGAGTCCTGCCGGGGGCCGGCCTGATCCCTGGCCTCCTGTGGTCCGGGTTTGAGTTGGAGCTCGGTGCGTTTTGGATGTGGTGATCTTTGGGTCTGCGCTGGTTCTCCCCCCTGGGGCTCCCCGACCTTCTCCTTCTGTGGGGACGCCGACGTCTTGGTGTCCctggcccccgccgccgcctccgccgtcgtcgtcgtcgtcgtcgtcgtcgtcgtcgtcgtcttcttCTGCCGCCGGTTTCCGTACGGAGCGCTGGTGAGCTTGAGCAGCGTGGCGGCGGTGAGCCCGGCCTGGCGGCGGGGAGCCGGGGTGAACACGGCCGACCAGTCGATGTTCTCCGGCTCCTTCCTGGCCTTCTTCTTCCGCGGCCTCCCGCCGGCGTTGGCCTCAGGGACCAGGCTGGGCTCCTCGACCGCCTCTCCTTTAGGTTCCTCTGGCGCCGGGGCCTCGGCGGGGCAGGCGTCGGCGGCGAGGCGTCGGCTGGCATGCTGCGCCCTCTTGGGCTGCCCGGCGGCTCGGTGGAGCAGCAGGCTGTTGACGGCCTCGGCGTTGAGGGAGGCCATCCTCCTCCGCCGGGGCTCCCACGCGGCCGGGCTCGGCGGGGGCGGAACTTCCGACGGACCGGGTTCTGGTTCTGCTGCTCGTTGATCGGCGACAGAGGAGGTCCTCTTCAGCGGCCGGTGGGACTTGGTCCTCCTCGGAGCCGGGCCGGGTGGCTCCTTCCGTTTATCCTTCGCAGCCTTCAGCTTGGCTCCCTTCGAGGCGGGTTTCACCTTACCCAggagcctcctctcctccagacgCGAGAGCACGACGTGGCAGTCCAGCGCGTCGCCATCGCCCGACGCCGGCGTCTTCCGTCTCCCGCTCCGGCTCCCCTtggtctccttcctcttcctcgccctGTGCTTgttcctctctttctgtttccttCCTCGTATGCTGCCCTTGGGTTCCTTTGTAGCCTTTCCTCGCTGCAGAGGCCGCTTGGGCTGAGCTCTGACCATGGTCCGAGCGAGGCTGCCTTGTCCCCGAGGCCTGCTGTGGTGGATCAGCTCACAGAAGCCCCTCCATGGGCATGTTCATGGATCATCACCTGGGCCCACAACACCCCTGGGGAAAGACAGATTGCACAATCATCAGCGGAGTTTGCTGCACAGCGAGCTACACAGGGAGGCTGCTTAGACCACCACAAACACCGCCACTACTGGCCTGCCACTATGCCATTTGTCTCCCTAACTGTAGAGCGATTTACATTTTGCCTGAGCCCAGTTGTGAACCACCGAGCCCAAGCATGAATCCACTGTTACAACACTTTtagatttgtttgtgtgttgaaatGACAACCATATGATTGTTAAATTTTATATCAATGGATGCAATTAAACCACAGCTTCAGTTGGCGTTTGGTTGGATGAATGACTCACTCTAATATTACACACATTGTACACGGTCACTCAATAAGACAACAGAGGGAATATTTGAAGAATAGACAAGACGTTTTTGGCATCCTCTATTATAAGATCTGTACAACTGATGATTCAGGAGATTAGGCCTACTTGTTTTGAGATGTTTGAGATAGGATTCCTCAAATGAAAAACAAGAGCAATGTACTAAATGTGGCCAACCGACAGTTGAACATTTACACAACCAGAATGCTATGAAAGCCATCTAAATTAATGTAATCTCAAATTGTTTTAATAGCACTTATTTTAGCAAGTTCCATGGCATACCCTTGTCAGACAATGGCCTCTTCAGTTACCATGTCAACAAGCTGGTACATTAAGGCATATGTACGCGTTTCATTGTACAAATAACACAAAATGAGGAAACACAATGAAGAATTTGAGCACATCGATTCTAATGTGTTATCAGTTTTAACAATACCAAACCCTTTCTCGCCATTGCAAGGACCCAACAGCTACTGATATTAAACCCAAGATTGACCCGACTCCAATGACGCTCTTCCATGTGAAATTAAACCATAAATCTGCTCTCTGAAAAGCTATTATGCACGTTGACCTCTTCCGTCTATTAAAAGTGACATTTCATCTAGAAAACTATTGAGCCTCTCCATTAAAGCCATTAAATCTGAATTGATTGTTTAACAACTTTAAACTGCATGTATAACTGCCAAATGTATAATTCATAGAGAGATATACACTATCCTGGTCCCGGTGGAGACCATACAACTCAACGGAGGAAGGGTTAAGGTCTCGGCAGAGTGCGACTACAGATCGCTCTGTGTTCTGATTCTGCATAGAGCAGCAGACCCCTGACACGCTCAGGGGTCTGCAAAGGATAGCAACAGCAATCCTACCCAGTGCCGCAtatggctcaggaggtagggcagGTTGGATgataaccggaaggttgcaagttcaatccccagctcctccgagaggagtgtcaaggtgtccctgagcatggcacctaaccctaaatgctcccgacaagctggctgtcgccttgcatggttaaCACCGCCGTgggtgtgcatgaatgggtgaatgttaggcaatgttGTAAAGCGCTCTGAGTGGCCAcattggttagaaaagtgctggATAAATGCAGTCCACTTACCATTTACCATTACCCCTCAGCTACACCAACACG
Coding sequences within:
- the bahd1 gene encoding bromo adjacent homology domain-containing 1 protein, coding for MVRAQPKRPLQRGKATKEPKGSIRGRKQKERNKHRARKRKETKGSRSGRRKTPASGDGDALDCHVVLSRLEERRLLGKVKPASKGAKLKAAKDKRKEPPGPAPRRTKSHRPLKRTSSVADQRAAEPEPGPSEVPPPPSPAAWEPRRRRMASLNAEAVNSLLLHRAAGQPKRAQHASRRLAADACPAEAPAPEEPKGEAVEEPSLVPEANAGGRPRKKKARKEPENIDWSAVFTPAPRRQAGLTAATLLKLTSAPYGNRRQKKTTTTTTTTTTTTAEAAAGARDTKTSASPQKEKVGEPQGGEPAQTQRSPHPKRTELQLKPGPQEARDQAGPRQDSPVPTCGGVCKSETPDHEGQWRGSPGGQGCYKCGSRCGPVVGFSLKSIKEEQVESGLAPCYCCSQEMCMEYCHRLALFLKDKSFKESEEGSLSKVFHHHHHHHHHHHHHHLQAPHSLAHPAAMSDARFPHEYTCCPGYYVHFSHSDGPPSPVAPVSLCPRGGKRPKLMPAADPPGPGISRPLYCCTSVGACYGEACRVSGYSAYPPGAGRTGCSLCTNDQRTKCNHGVKTESFSQAVGDHRSPSSVPVAPSPRTLTGCPVPTAPPAGQSVPRVQTPLSDPRGSRPPSRAVQESPRSAEGPSGPRPGARAAAVPALGGDKKHKKPGAPAGREDDKKGKSSRRRATNGWLPLGLSYQKEVFTVEEEAPVLRTCFEGVHRDGEVIRVRDTVLLRSGPRKKTLPFVAKISALWQDPESGEMMMSLFWYYRPEHTQGGHNPSVHCENEIFASRHQDVNSVACIEDRCYVLTLAQYCRFCALVKCRKEGLRTNAASLVVPPTFAHAMPAHRCVPDDVDADLVFVCRHVYDFRYGRLLKNLQ